CAGCAGCAGTTGATCTTTCGGCCGACACCCGGACTCGGACGTTCGGAAACCGTCGTCGAGGGACTGTTTCTCGGTAGCTCTTCTGCGCATCCCGGCGGAGGAGTTCACGGGGCAGCAGGGATGAACGCTGCGCGAGCGGCATTGGGTCAGCAGGGTCCGCTCGGCCGGATACGAAAAAAGGTGACCAGCTCCTTGCTGGAGCTGGTCACCCGAGACCGAGAAGAACGTTAGCGCTTCGATGCCGCTTCGACGGCGTCGGCAACTCGATCGAAGACCTGCACGGCAGGTTGGAGCGACGCAGCTTCCAACAACCGATGCACCGGGTGTCCTTCTACTAGCGACCAGCTCGACCCTGCTTCTTCGGTCCCACTGTCGAGGGCGCTGAAGACGGTAAGGCCGGCGATGCCGAAGAAGCCGACATCGGACAGGTCGAGTACGAGGTGCCGGTGCGCGTCGATGTGGGTGGATGCGAACTCGGCCAGCATCGGTGCACTGCGGATATCGATGTCGCCGTGCACGCTGACAACGAGCGCGGCCGAGCCGAACGGTACGGCTCGAAATATTGCGCCGGTAGCAGCCACGGACACCGAGGTATCTGCTGTGGCATGAGTATTCATTGCGGCCTGGTTGTGTGCGGTTGCGTCGTCTTCGACACCGCGCGGAGTAACAGTCATAGCCATCCCATCGTCTTTTCGATCGGGAGGGAAACGGTACGAGAGCGGTGACAGTCGAATGTGAACTTGAGTTCCGCTAACGGCTGAGACAGCCAGGGCGTCTCCCCCGACAACGGCTGTTAGCTCAACCTCGGTCAATCCTACGTTACTCGGGCCGTCCGGCATAGTGAAGACGAATCGAACACCGAGATCTCAGGTGATCCGTGGAAGGAGTTCCTCGTGATGCCCGCGCATCGAGTCGATCAAAGCGACGAAAACTCGATGCGCCGCAGCAAGATCCGAGTCGGGCACATCGGCAAGCGCGGAATTGGTACGCATACCGAGCGGACCGAAGAATTCACGTGCGACGGCCATGCCGTGGTCGGCATAGCGGAGAATCACTTTTCGACGGTCACGTTCGTCTTTTTCTCGTCGTATATGACCCGACTCGATCATCCGCTCGACCAAGTACGTCATAGCTGCGGACGACAACCCGAGCCGGGCGCCGAGTTCGCCCGTCGTCAGCGGCGTGCCTTCGACGTCGGCGACCATGATCAGGAGCAGTGCACGAAAATCGTTGTGTCGCAGTTCGTGTTGCGCGCTGAATGCGCGCCCGATCTCCTCGGAGACGGCGGACAGCGCACGTACGTCGGACGAGATTTTCGATTCCAGCTCGCTTCGATCGGCCACTGCGGTCCTCTCTCTTCGAAGATGCGCTCAGACTATCCGCATGGCCGGCGCCTGATCTTGCCGGTTGATTAATGTCTCAGTTAGTGAGATTGTTTGCCTGTGGACAGCTCACGCCGCGAAGACGGCTTCTGGATCGGATTCGCCCGGATTGTCACCTCACGCCGGTCGTGGGCAGTCGCGCTGGCCGTCCTGGTGCTCTCGCTAGGGTTCATGGCGCTCGTCGGCGAGAACGACTCGGCCGGAAGCGCACCGTCCTCGGTGCCACCCGCAGCTGAGTCCGCCCAGGTCACCGAGCTGTTGACCCAATTCCCCGGCGCAGACACCGCACCGGCGATACTCGTCGTCAGTCGATCCGATGGCGAGGTGTTGTCCGAAGCCGATCTGGCCGCCGCGCAGCAAGCCCTCGATCGGACCGCGGTCGCCGCGGGCACCGACACCGGTTCGCCTCCGCTCGTGCCGGCACCCGACGGCAAAGCAACGCTCGGCCTGGTTCCGATAGACAGTTCGCTGTCCGGGTTCACTCTCGACGACCTCGTCACCTCGCTGCGCACCGCTGCCGTCGACGGCCTTCCCGACGGCCTCGACGCGCAGGTGACCGGCGGACCGGCATTCGGCGCCGACATCGCGAACTCCTTCTCCGGCGCAAACTTCACCCTCCTCGCGGTCACCGCACTCGTGGTCGCGATCCTTCTCATCGTGACGTACAGATCGCCTGTTCTGTGGCTGGTTCCGCTCCTCGTCATCGGCTTCGGCGATCGCGTCGCCACCTCCGTCGGAACGGCGCTCGCCGAGGTGACCGGCCTGTCGTTCGACGGTTCCACCTCCGGCATCACCAGCGTTCTCGTCTTCGGAGCGGGTACGAACTACGCGTTGCTGTTGATTTCGAGATATCGGGAAGAGTTGCGGGCCGAGCCCGATCATCGACGTGCACTTGCCCGAGCCGTCCGCCACGCCGGGCCTGCAATTCTCGCCAGCAACGCCACCGTCGTGCTGGCATTGTTGACACTGCTACTGGCGATCCTGCCCAGCACCCGCAGCCTGGGTGCACTCGCGGCAGCAGGCCTCGTCGTCGCAGCCGTGTTCGTCCTCCTCGTTCTTCCCCCGCTGCTGGCATTGTTCGGACGAAAGCTGTTCTGGCCCTTCATCCCAGGACCTGACGATCGCGATACCGCCACCTCGGGGGCCTGGTTCTCCATCGCCGCCGCAGTATCACGACATCCAGCACGCACGGCGTCGATCACGATCGTCGCGCTCCTCGCCTGTGCCGGTGCTCTTTTCGGAACCGGTATCGGCTTGTCACAGACCGAGCAGTTCCGCGTGACCGCCGAATCCGTCGAAGGCTTCGACACCCTCTCCGAGCACTTCCCCGCAGGTCTCGCCGATCCGACGACAGTGGTCGGAAAGACGGATTCGGCCGCCGAGATCGAGTCCGTCCTGGCAGCCAACGCCGCCGTCACCTCGTTCACTCGTGGCGCCGACTCCGGCACCGGCCTGACTCGATGGTCCGTCGTATCCGACTCGCCGCCTGCGTCCGAGGAAGCGTTCGCCGTCATCGAGGATCTACGCGGTTCGCTGGAGGACATTCCAGATGCCGAGGCGCTCGTCGGCGGCAGTGACGCCCAAGCCCTCGACACCAGTGACGCCGCCGCCAGGGACCGGCTCGTCGTCGTGCCCGCCATTCTGATCGTCGTTCTCGCTGTGCTGCTCGTATTGTTGCGCGCCATCGTCGCCCCGCTGGTGCTCGTCGGCACGACAGTGCTGAGCGCCCTGGCGGCCCTTGGCATCGGTAGCTGGGTGAGCTTGCACATCTTCGGATTCCCGGCTCTCGACGACAACGTTCCGCTGTTCGCCTTCCTGTTCTTGGTTGCCCTCGGCGTCGACTACACGATCTTCCTCGTCACGCGTACCCGGGAGGAGACGCCCGGCCATGGCACTCGCTCGGCCATCGTGCGGGCGGTGGGCGCCACGGGTGGTGTCATCACGAGTGCTGGCATCGTGCTGGCCGCGGTGTTCTGTGTGCTCGGTGTACTTCCGCTCATCACGCTCACTCAGCTGGGTATCATCGTCGGCCTCGGCATTCTGCTGGATACCTTCGTGGTGCGCACGTTGGTCATTCCAGCCCTGTTCACCCTCATCGGCCCGGGGATATGGTGGCCGAACACATTCGATTCCAGCAGTACCGAACTGGTGGGACAAAAGGAGTGAAATCCATGAAGGTACATTCGATGCTCACACGCGCGCTCGTTGCGGGCGCATGCGCCACGGGGATGCTGCTCGCCGGCGGAATCGCGCAGGCAGCACCTGCCCCGTCCGGTTCGGCCGGATTCGAACCCCTCGCCCCCGTCCCGTCCCTCGATGTCGCTGAATACCAGGGCACCTGGAATCAAATTGCCGCCGTACCGCAGCCGTTCAACCTCGAATGCGCGCGCGACACACAAGCCAAATACACCCTGCTCGATCCGGCGAACGTGCGCGTGGAGAACACGTGCACCACCTGGAACGGGGAGCAGAACTACATTCTCGGCAACGCCCGCGTCAACGACACGGTGACGAATGCCCAGCTGCACGTGAGCTTTCCGGGCGTACCGACCCAGGAGAACCCGGAAGGGCCGACCAACTACATCGTCGCCTACATCGCGGACGACTACTCCTGGGCGTTCGTCGGAGATCCGTTCCGGACTTCGGGCTTCGTCCTGTCCCGCTCATCCGAAGCGAGCCCGGAAACATTCCGCGAAATCCGCGCCGTCGCCGAATCGCTCGGCTACAACTCGTGCCTGATTCTCACCTCGCCCACACCAGGCGGAGCAACGGGCGTTCAGCCACTCTGCACCGTGTAGGCGCCTCGCATGTGAGTGGAATCAGCTCTCATCGAGGACGTTCCACTCACATGCGAAGAGTCGCGTTACTCGATCTCGAGCGCTACCTTCCGTAGCAGGTGTGCCAACGCCTCTGTTTCATCCTGGCTCAGCCCGTCG
This region of Rhodococcus sp. PAMC28707 genomic DNA includes:
- a CDS encoding STAS domain-containing protein; this translates as MTVTPRGVEDDATAHNQAAMNTHATADTSVSVAATGAIFRAVPFGSAALVVSVHGDIDIRSAPMLAEFASTHIDAHRHLVLDLSDVGFFGIAGLTVFSALDSGTEEAGSSWSLVEGHPVHRLLEAASLQPAVQVFDRVADAVEAASKR
- a CDS encoding MarR family winged helix-turn-helix transcriptional regulator, with translation MADRSELESKISSDVRALSAVSEEIGRAFSAQHELRHNDFRALLLIMVADVEGTPLTTGELGARLGLSSAAMTYLVERMIESGHIRREKDERDRRKVILRYADHGMAVAREFFGPLGMRTNSALADVPDSDLAAAHRVFVALIDSMRGHHEELLPRIT
- a CDS encoding MMPL family transporter encodes the protein MALVGENDSAGSAPSSVPPAAESAQVTELLTQFPGADTAPAILVVSRSDGEVLSEADLAAAQQALDRTAVAAGTDTGSPPLVPAPDGKATLGLVPIDSSLSGFTLDDLVTSLRTAAVDGLPDGLDAQVTGGPAFGADIANSFSGANFTLLAVTALVVAILLIVTYRSPVLWLVPLLVIGFGDRVATSVGTALAEVTGLSFDGSTSGITSVLVFGAGTNYALLLISRYREELRAEPDHRRALARAVRHAGPAILASNATVVLALLTLLLAILPSTRSLGALAAAGLVVAAVFVLLVLPPLLALFGRKLFWPFIPGPDDRDTATSGAWFSIAAAVSRHPARTASITIVALLACAGALFGTGIGLSQTEQFRVTAESVEGFDTLSEHFPAGLADPTTVVGKTDSAAEIESVLAANAAVTSFTRGADSGTGLTRWSVVSDSPPASEEAFAVIEDLRGSLEDIPDAEALVGGSDAQALDTSDAAARDRLVVVPAILIVVLAVLLVLLRAIVAPLVLVGTTVLSALAALGIGSWVSLHIFGFPALDDNVPLFAFLFLVALGVDYTIFLVTRTREETPGHGTRSAIVRAVGATGGVITSAGIVLAAVFCVLGVLPLITLTQLGIIVGLGILLDTFVVRTLVIPALFTLIGPGIWWPNTFDSSSTELVGQKE
- a CDS encoding lipocalin family protein, yielding MKVHSMLTRALVAGACATGMLLAGGIAQAAPAPSGSAGFEPLAPVPSLDVAEYQGTWNQIAAVPQPFNLECARDTQAKYTLLDPANVRVENTCTTWNGEQNYILGNARVNDTVTNAQLHVSFPGVPTQENPEGPTNYIVAYIADDYSWAFVGDPFRTSGFVLSRSSEASPETFREIRAVAESLGYNSCLILTSPTPGGATGVQPLCTV